From Bacillota bacterium, the proteins below share one genomic window:
- a CDS encoding ABC transporter ATP-binding protein yields MSCTHPGGMKMLKVENLSKSFNDHLVLDNINLEVADGAIFALVGPNGAGKTTLIRSLLGIVLPDSGRVMLDDGDLLATPSLKERVAYIPEVHHFYPDFTGEKLAKLYRLTYKSWDEDRYEELKRAFKLPLDKRFKHLSKGMKTQIAFLLNLAIKPDLMILDEPTSGLDPFVRKRILTMIVDQVASSNTKVIISSHNLLELERICDGFAILDKGRVVLSEQVDTLKQTVHKLQVAFRGELPEQVANHPGLLSTTQTGKVYTLVVKDTELLEIIKNSGPLLFEQLDISIEEIFMSELGGYQDEN; encoded by the coding sequence ATGAGCTGCACTCATCCGGGAGGAATGAAAATGTTAAAAGTTGAGAACTTGAGTAAAAGTTTTAATGACCACCTGGTTCTAGATAATATTAATCTAGAAGTAGCGGACGGCGCTATTTTTGCGCTGGTGGGTCCAAATGGCGCCGGTAAGACTACGTTGATTCGCTCACTGCTGGGCATCGTCCTGCCGGATAGCGGCCGAGTAATGCTGGACGATGGGGATCTGCTGGCCACTCCGTCTTTAAAGGAACGGGTCGCCTATATCCCAGAGGTACATCATTTCTATCCGGACTTCACCGGCGAAAAACTGGCAAAACTCTACCGGTTGACCTATAAGAGCTGGGATGAAGACCGTTATGAAGAACTGAAGCGCGCCTTCAAGCTTCCCCTGGATAAACGGTTTAAGCATCTGTCCAAGGGCATGAAGACCCAGATTGCCTTCTTGCTCAACCTGGCGATTAAGCCGGATTTGATGATTCTTGACGAGCCTACTTCCGGCCTCGACCCCTTTGTGCGTAAGCGGATACTGACCATGATCGTCGACCAAGTGGCGAGCTCCAACACAAAGGTCATCATTTCCAGCCACAACCTGTTGGAGCTGGAGCGAATCTGCGACGGGTTTGCGATTCTCGACAAAGGTCGGGTCGTGCTCAGCGAGCAAGTTGACACCCTCAAGCAAACAGTTCACAAGTTGCAAGTCGCCTTCCGGGGCGAATTGCCGGAGCAGGTTGCCAACCATCCCGGGCTGTTGTCGACTACACAGACGGGCAAGGTCTATACGCTGGTGGTCAAGGACACAGAACTTCTGGAGATCATCAAGAACTCAGGTCCGCTGTTGTTTGAACAGCTGGATATCAGTATTGAAGAAATATTTATGTCTGAACTGGGAGGTTACCAGGATGAGAATTGA
- a CDS encoding GntR family transcriptional regulator: protein MLQINVSSHTPIYQQVIDQIKEQVLLGVLAPGDKLPSVRELATTLTINPNTIQKAYQELERQKVIVTVRGRGNYIAEQSENKLNAEQLETLQEHFRKGIIDALHLGMSPAEVKKLVERLINELHSSGRNENVKS, encoded by the coding sequence ATGCTGCAGATAAACGTCTCCAGTCATACGCCTATCTACCAACAGGTTATCGACCAGATTAAAGAACAGGTCTTGCTGGGAGTATTGGCCCCGGGAGACAAACTTCCTTCGGTCCGGGAGCTGGCAACAACGCTCACCATAAACCCGAACACAATTCAAAAGGCCTATCAGGAGTTAGAGCGCCAGAAGGTGATTGTTACGGTGCGCGGCCGGGGGAACTACATTGCAGAGCAAAGCGAAAACAAATTAAATGCAGAGCAGCTGGAAACACTGCAGGAACATTTCCGGAAGGGCATAATTGATGCCTTGCACCTGGGAATGTCCCCTGCGGAAGTTAAGAAGTTAGTCGAAAGATTAATTAATGAGCTGCACTCATCCGGGAGGAATGAAAATGTTAAAAGTTGA
- a CDS encoding GntR family transcriptional regulator: protein MMTINKASRLPLYCQLADIIKEKIESKEWTEHTKLPPERELCDIYDVSRATVRQAMQELEVSGYIYKAHGKGTFVQPLKIKQDLLKFYSFTEEMKKLGKTPTSEVIDFTIVEANEKKAEKMQISVGEPIYKFTRLRLADNEPMMLETTYVPCSRFPGLSKELLEQRPLYDILTKDHGITLTTAEERFVPVLTRDYEAELLQYRESAPSMMIERLTSADGTIVEYTIGIARGDKFEYRVVLQQ, encoded by the coding sequence ATGATGACAATAAACAAAGCCAGCCGATTACCTTTATATTGCCAGCTCGCTGATATTATAAAAGAGAAAATTGAGAGTAAAGAGTGGACTGAACACACCAAATTGCCACCGGAGCGTGAGCTGTGCGATATCTATGATGTGAGCCGGGCCACAGTCCGCCAGGCCATGCAGGAGCTAGAGGTCAGCGGCTATATCTACAAAGCCCACGGCAAAGGAACCTTTGTCCAGCCCCTGAAGATTAAGCAGGACCTTCTCAAATTTTATAGTTTCACCGAAGAGATGAAGAAACTGGGCAAGACGCCTACATCTGAAGTTATCGATTTTACGATTGTGGAGGCCAATGAAAAGAAAGCAGAGAAGATGCAAATTAGTGTTGGTGAGCCAATTTATAAATTCACCCGCTTGCGCCTGGCCGACAACGAACCGATGATGCTGGAGACAACCTATGTGCCCTGCAGCCGTTTCCCCGGTCTTAGCAAAGAGCTTTTGGAGCAGCGCCCCCTTTACGATATCCTCACCAAAGATCACGGTATAACCCTGACCACGGCCGAAGAGCGCTTTGTCCCGGTTTTGACTAGGGATTACGAGGCCGAACTTTTACAATACAGGGAGAGCGCCCCCAGTATGATGATTGAACGTCTGACCTCTGCAGACGGGACGATTGTTGAGTATACCATTGGAATCGCCAGGGGAGATAAATTCGAGTATCGGGTTGTGCTGCAGCAATAA
- a CDS encoding SIS domain-containing protein, with protein MSKINSFITTQEIWQQPRLWRETTAIIEARQREIKEFIERAGSKGRLRVVLTGAGSSAFVGESVSPYLNRISDYHVEGVATTDIVANPRNYLPDVPTLLISFARSGNSPESVATVSLANEMVSNLHHIILTCNPDGSLARDARDDEKSLVILMPSDSNDKGFAMTGSFTTMVLASLLIFNLDKLPIFNQEVAKLADRGDALLESPEIAELASEDFQRLVYLGSSTLQGLARESALKMLELSAGKVVATWDSPLGFRHGPKSIINEQTLAVFYLSVDSHARKYELDLLREMAADKQAKLVALLPAPAPEVAELADYAISVSDTGLQLADDVFLLFPYILFAQSIALRKSAALGINPDNPSPSGTVNRVVKGVKIYPFERKG; from the coding sequence ATGAGCAAGATCAATAGTTTTATAACAACACAGGAAATTTGGCAGCAGCCCCGGCTTTGGAGGGAAACAACCGCAATAATTGAAGCCCGTCAGAGGGAAATAAAAGAATTCATTGAACGTGCCGGTAGCAAAGGAAGGCTGCGGGTGGTTCTGACTGGCGCCGGCAGCTCTGCATTTGTTGGCGAGAGTGTTTCTCCATACCTGAACAGGATTTCCGATTACCATGTTGAGGGAGTTGCCACCACCGACATCGTCGCCAACCCCCGAAATTATCTGCCCGATGTCCCTACACTGCTGATATCCTTTGCCCGTTCTGGCAACAGTCCCGAGAGTGTGGCGACAGTGAGTCTAGCCAATGAAATGGTATCCAACCTGCATCATATAATTCTCACTTGCAATCCAGACGGTTCCCTGGCCAGAGATGCACGAGATGATGAAAAGTCACTGGTCATCTTGATGCCCTCTGACTCAAACGATAAGGGATTCGCGATGACCGGAAGCTTTACAACCATGGTTTTGGCTTCGCTCCTGATTTTCAATCTGGATAAATTGCCGATTTTCAACCAAGAGGTTGCTAAACTCGCGGACCGGGGCGACGCACTGTTGGAAAGCCCGGAGATTGCAGAACTGGCGTCCGAAGATTTTCAGCGCCTGGTCTACTTGGGTTCCTCCACTTTGCAAGGGCTTGCCCGGGAGTCGGCGCTGAAGATGCTGGAACTCTCCGCCGGTAAGGTCGTCGCTACATGGGATTCACCTTTGGGTTTCCGGCATGGACCTAAGTCCATCATTAACGAGCAAACTCTGGCAGTGTTCTATCTCTCTGTTGACAGCCATGCTCGCAAATATGAGTTGGATCTGTTGCGGGAGATGGCTGCAGACAAGCAGGCAAAACTGGTTGCGTTGCTGCCTGCCCCTGCCCCGGAGGTTGCGGAGCTGGCAGACTATGCAATCAGCGTGTCTGACACAGGCTTACAACTTGCCGATGATGTTTTCCTGCTCTTCCCCTATATACTCTTCGCCCAGTCCATTGCCCTCAGGAAGTCCGCGGCCTTGGGGATCAACCCGGACAACCCCAGTCCCAGCGGCACCGTAAACCGTGTTGTCAAGGGCGTTAAGATCTACCCGTTTGAACGGAAAGGATGA
- a CDS encoding PTS sugar transporter subunit IIA, with product MIPVLTNLLTDKDIKTKVEADSWQEVGRLAGQILVDKGAVEPHYPDAMLAAVEKLGMYIVIAPGIALFHGRPEDGVNSVGLSMVTLKDGVNFGVKDKDPVRLAFALAAIDHDAHLNLLAALSKVLQDQEVVHGLMEAESPQQAIALIENKFSREV from the coding sequence ATGATTCCAGTGTTAACAAATCTACTGACGGATAAGGACATCAAGACTAAAGTAGAAGCTGATTCATGGCAGGAGGTGGGACGACTTGCCGGGCAAATCCTAGTGGATAAGGGTGCAGTTGAGCCCCATTATCCTGATGCGATGCTTGCTGCCGTGGAGAAACTGGGTATGTATATCGTAATCGCGCCTGGAATCGCTCTTTTTCACGGCCGTCCTGAGGATGGAGTTAACTCTGTTGGGTTGAGCATGGTTACACTGAAGGATGGCGTAAACTTTGGCGTCAAAGATAAGGACCCAGTTCGGTTGGCGTTTGCCCTGGCAGCCATTGATCATGACGCCCACTTAAATTTACTGGCAGCTTTGAGTAAAGTGTTGCAAGACCAAGAGGTTGTCCACGGTCTTATGGAGGCGGAGAGTCCGCAACAAGCAATTGCGTTGATTGAGAATAAGTTTTCGAGGGAGGTTTAA
- a CDS encoding SIS domain-containing protein, protein MLYKEYFTKIKDILAEVEATQGENIDKAAELVADAIGNGGVLHVFGCGHSQMYPMEVFYRAGGLVPVNAILTPALALEPKAPLSTHAERQEGLAKAILDNEEVGENDVMFIASTSARNAVPIEMAMEAKARGIKVITLLSYDFARSVTSRHSSGKKTYDFADVVLDNCGVAGDAVMSVEGLEPKFGPSSSIIGFAILQAVVVETVNKLVSQGVTPPIWVSSNLDKGDDINKKYIQEYRERISCL, encoded by the coding sequence ATGTTATATAAGGAGTATTTCACGAAAATCAAGGATATTTTAGCGGAGGTAGAAGCGACCCAGGGAGAAAACATTGATAAGGCGGCAGAGTTGGTGGCTGATGCCATCGGCAATGGTGGCGTCTTGCATGTATTTGGTTGCGGTCATTCGCAAATGTACCCAATGGAAGTATTCTACAGAGCGGGTGGTTTGGTCCCGGTCAATGCAATCCTTACCCCGGCTCTGGCCTTAGAACCCAAGGCCCCCCTCAGCACCCACGCCGAACGTCAGGAGGGGTTGGCCAAGGCGATTCTGGACAATGAAGAGGTAGGCGAGAACGATGTTATGTTTATTGCCTCAACTTCTGCCCGCAATGCAGTGCCTATTGAAATGGCGATGGAGGCGAAGGCCCGGGGGATTAAAGTGATAACCCTGTTATCTTATGATTTTGCACGCAGCGTAACTTCCAGGCACTCCAGTGGCAAGAAGACATATGATTTTGCAGATGTAGTTTTGGATAATTGCGGTGTGGCAGGGGATGCAGTTATGTCCGTGGAGGGACTTGAGCCCAAGTTCGGTCCTAGCTCATCAATAATTGGATTTGCAATTCTGCAGGCAGTGGTAGTTGAGACTGTAAACAAGCTGGTCTCACAGGGTGTAACCCCGCCAATCTGGGTAAGCTCTAACCTGGATAAAGGGGATGACATAAACAAAAAGTACATCCAGGAATACAGAGAGCGAATCAGTTGTCTCTAA
- a CDS encoding PTS sugar transporter subunit IIB produces MQIVTVCGLGVGTSLMLKMTIQDILDAEGISADVEAWDAGTVKGRSADLFVVSEDLRSSLEGLDGNVVYIKNITDTDEIREKVLAALR; encoded by the coding sequence ATGCAGATAGTTACAGTCTGTGGCTTAGGAGTTGGCACCAGCTTAATGCTGAAGATGACCATTCAAGACATTCTCGATGCGGAGGGCATCAGTGCCGACGTTGAGGCCTGGGACGCAGGTACAGTAAAGGGGAGGAGCGCAGATCTGTTTGTTGTGTCTGAGGACCTGAGGAGCAGTCTCGAGGGTTTGGACGGAAACGTGGTCTATATCAAAAATATAACCGATACCGATGAAATCCGGGAAAAGGTGCTTGCTGCCCTAAGGTAA
- a CDS encoding PTS ascorbate transporter subunit IIC: MLSVFVEIITEPAIVLGLVALIGLVLQRKRFPDVVKGTFKTILGLLILSAGSALIVDNLAPFADMFTEGFNLTGVVPFDEAVIGALIENVSIIARTTSFILALGFAVNVLLARITPFKYIFLTGHMMWILAGALAWAFHDLGVGETNTIIFGSILQGAILVLLPAIAQPIMRKVTGDNKIAYGHLTTIGVVASAYVGKLFGDPEKSSEDIKVPEGLNFFKDTAISVSFVMVLVYLITALFAGPEFVGEFAGEQHYLVFSLLKGLGFAAGVLVLLQGVRMFLGEIVPAFRGIALKVVPGAKPALDVPVLFPYAPNALMLGFIFAVAGTVVGMFASRLIGTVVPVPSIIGAFFTGGVAGIFGNALGGRRGAMISGFVYGLFLSIPVALFFPLYDLAGYGIQGVAFLVSDGIVALSLIKAFFAANIPYIGLGLFVVAMALLSWRFKSKKTHTENPSA; encoded by the coding sequence ATGCTTTCAGTCTTTGTTGAGATTATTACTGAACCGGCGATTGTTTTGGGTCTGGTAGCTTTAATTGGCTTGGTATTACAAAGGAAGAGATTCCCTGATGTTGTAAAAGGAACCTTCAAGACTATACTAGGGTTGTTAATCCTCAGTGCGGGGTCTGCTCTAATTGTGGACAACCTTGCACCCTTCGCGGATATGTTCACCGAGGGCTTTAATCTTACCGGTGTGGTGCCGTTTGATGAAGCGGTGATTGGCGCTCTCATTGAAAATGTATCCATAATTGCACGCACAACTTCATTTATTCTTGCGCTCGGGTTTGCTGTCAACGTTTTGCTGGCACGCATTACACCTTTTAAGTACATCTTCCTGACCGGACACATGATGTGGATACTTGCAGGCGCCCTGGCATGGGCATTCCACGATCTGGGAGTAGGCGAGACCAATACCATCATCTTTGGTTCAATTCTGCAAGGTGCAATTCTTGTGTTATTGCCGGCAATCGCCCAGCCGATAATGCGTAAGGTTACCGGCGACAACAAGATTGCCTATGGCCATCTGACAACTATTGGCGTCGTGGCTTCTGCTTATGTTGGCAAGCTCTTCGGGGATCCTGAGAAGAGCAGCGAAGACATCAAGGTTCCCGAAGGCCTTAACTTTTTCAAGGACACTGCTATCTCGGTGTCGTTTGTAATGGTTCTAGTCTATCTGATTACCGCACTGTTTGCTGGTCCCGAATTTGTGGGTGAATTTGCCGGCGAGCAACACTACCTGGTATTCAGTCTTCTTAAGGGTCTTGGATTTGCAGCTGGTGTTCTCGTTTTGCTGCAAGGTGTACGGATGTTCCTGGGTGAGATTGTTCCCGCGTTTCGCGGTATTGCCCTCAAGGTGGTTCCCGGCGCTAAGCCTGCTTTGGACGTGCCTGTTCTGTTCCCCTACGCACCCAACGCCCTGATGCTAGGCTTTATCTTTGCAGTGGCTGGAACTGTTGTCGGAATGTTTGCTTCCCGACTAATTGGAACCGTTGTTCCCGTTCCTTCAATCATCGGCGCCTTCTTTACAGGTGGTGTCGCTGGTATCTTTGGTAACGCTTTGGGTGGACGTCGAGGTGCCATGATTTCGGGATTTGTTTACGGCTTGTTCCTGTCGATTCCTGTTGCCCTGTTCTTCCCGCTCTATGACTTAGCTGGCTATGGAATTCAGGGTGTTGCGTTCCTAGTCTCTGATGGAATCGTTGCTCTGAGCCTGATTAAGGCCTTCTTTGCGGCCAATATCCCATACATTGGTCTTGGCCTGTTTGTAGTCGCAATGGCGCTTCTCAGCTGGAGGTTTAAGTCCAAGAAGACCCATACTGAAAACCCGTCAGCTTAA
- a CDS encoding HAD-IB family phosphatase has protein sequence MRDTIILSDFDGTITKQDSNTLMIERYGNHLNHKLEQQFTSGEIGTREAMTGHFQNLTISEREYDTFINQEIEVDPGFPEFYTKLQAVGVPLVVISGGYTNAINVVLGREGILPEAILANTLVFTPDGIENCFYHQQPDCIKQFGPCGNCKASHVQRYKNQYRKVIFIGDGLTDRCGAEHADVVCAKGHLAEYCRENGFNYTEYEDFNDLLYLLEELR, from the coding sequence TTGAGAGACACAATAATTCTCTCGGATTTTGATGGCACAATTACAAAGCAAGACTCGAATACGCTTATGATTGAACGATATGGCAATCATCTGAACCATAAACTGGAACAACAGTTTACCTCGGGTGAGATTGGAACCCGGGAGGCAATGACTGGACATTTTCAAAACCTCACGATTTCTGAACGAGAATATGACACCTTCATCAATCAGGAGATTGAGGTTGACCCAGGTTTCCCCGAATTTTATACTAAACTACAAGCCGTGGGAGTGCCCCTGGTAGTAATCAGCGGCGGCTATACAAATGCCATTAATGTTGTCCTCGGTCGGGAAGGGATTTTGCCCGAGGCAATTCTAGCAAATACATTAGTTTTTACCCCAGATGGAATTGAGAATTGCTTTTATCATCAACAACCTGACTGTATTAAGCAATTTGGGCCCTGCGGCAACTGCAAAGCCAGTCATGTTCAACGTTATAAAAACCAGTACCGTAAGGTGATATTTATCGGTGACGGACTCACTGATCGATGCGGAGCCGAGCATGCCGATGTAGTCTGCGCCAAAGGACACCTGGCTGAATACTGCAGAGAAAATGGGTTTAACTACACAGAATATGAGGATTTTAATGACTTGCTGTATCTATTGGAGGAATTGAGATGA
- the nagA gene encoding N-acetylglucosamine-6-phosphate deacetylase codes for MKYTVLAGELYTPAGPRQESAILVEDGKITALNKEQDTNAEVIDLSAYRVLPGLVDTHIHGAYGHDVMDATPEAIQEISAWLARQGVTAFLGATVTSGLDKTAKALKNVAACMEAGTPGARLLGAYLEGPYIGEKHKGAHPQEFIRSAIWDELQSLLQVADGAVKVVALAPEEAGAMIPHLRKAGIKVALGHSNATWEEAMEAVDNGASIAVHIFNGMRGLHHREPGIVGAMLTDDSVRAEMVADCIHLAPPVMEIVKRCKGKEGVILVSDCMRAGGLADGEYDLGELKVTVEQAIARVKGSDSLAGSTLRLVDAVKNMVERVNTPLEEAIAMATINPARAIGLDNELGSIEPGKRADLIAIDEDYNVVLTMIDGKIVHDIRKG; via the coding sequence ATGAAATACACAGTTTTAGCCGGGGAACTTTATACTCCGGCAGGACCAAGGCAAGAATCCGCAATCTTGGTAGAAGACGGAAAGATAACAGCACTCAACAAAGAGCAAGACACAAACGCAGAAGTTATTGACCTCAGCGCTTACCGGGTGCTGCCCGGCCTGGTGGACACCCATATCCACGGCGCATACGGTCATGACGTCATGGACGCGACGCCGGAAGCGATACAGGAGATCTCTGCCTGGCTTGCCCGGCAGGGTGTGACCGCCTTTTTGGGAGCGACGGTGACCTCTGGCCTGGACAAGACTGCAAAGGCCCTGAAAAACGTCGCCGCCTGTATGGAGGCAGGCACACCTGGTGCCCGTTTGCTGGGTGCCTACCTGGAGGGCCCGTACATCGGCGAAAAACACAAAGGCGCTCATCCCCAGGAGTTCATCCGCTCTGCCATCTGGGACGAACTGCAAAGCCTGCTTCAGGTAGCCGACGGGGCCGTCAAGGTAGTGGCCCTGGCGCCGGAAGAAGCCGGCGCAATGATACCCCATTTGCGAAAGGCAGGTATCAAGGTGGCCCTGGGCCACAGCAACGCCACCTGGGAAGAGGCGATGGAAGCAGTGGATAATGGCGCCAGTATCGCCGTGCATATCTTTAACGGCATGCGGGGTCTGCACCACCGGGAGCCGGGGATTGTCGGGGCGATGCTCACCGATGATTCTGTCCGGGCTGAAATGGTCGCCGATTGTATCCATCTGGCGCCACCGGTGATGGAAATTGTTAAACGCTGCAAGGGAAAAGAGGGGGTCATCCTCGTCTCCGACTGCATGCGGGCCGGGGGCTTGGCCGACGGCGAATATGACCTGGGTGAACTGAAGGTAACTGTGGAGCAGGCGATTGCCCGGGTCAAGGGCAGCGACAGCCTGGCGGGCAGTACCCTGCGGCTTGTGGACGCGGTCAAAAACATGGTGGAGCGAGTGAACACCCCCCTGGAAGAGGCAATTGCCATGGCCACCATCAATCCAGCCCGGGCGATTGGCCTGGACAACGAATTGGGCAGCATTGAGCCGGGCAAGCGAGCCGACCTGATTGCCATTGACGAAGACTATAATGTAGTATTAACAATGATAGATGGTAAAATAGTCCACGACATCCGGAAAGGGTGA
- a CDS encoding tagatose bisphosphate family class II aldolase has product MILINTKQLLKAARAGRYAVPAFNIHNLETIQVVVETAAELKSPVILAATPGTVKYAGPEYLLAMAQAASKRCQIPIALHLDHFEAPQRLKELMAMGYPSVMIDASHSPLAENIATVKDIVAFARQYDVSVEAELGRLGGQEDDLVVDEKDAFLTDPAEAEEFVSQTGVDSLAVAIGTAHGLYKAEPKLDFQRLEAINQRLDTPLVLHGASGVPEADVKKTITLGITKVNIATELKIAFADGLKEYLAANPGANDPRHYMPPGMQQMQQVVADKIRMCGSVGKAGGCT; this is encoded by the coding sequence ATGATACTGATTAACACCAAGCAATTGCTCAAGGCCGCACGCGCGGGCAGATATGCAGTGCCGGCCTTCAACATTCATAACCTGGAGACTATTCAGGTAGTGGTGGAGACGGCGGCCGAGCTCAAGTCGCCGGTTATACTCGCTGCAACCCCCGGGACTGTCAAATACGCCGGTCCCGAGTATTTGTTGGCCATGGCCCAGGCCGCCTCTAAGCGGTGCCAAATTCCCATCGCTTTGCATCTGGACCACTTCGAAGCTCCGCAGCGTCTGAAAGAATTGATGGCCATGGGCTATCCCTCGGTAATGATTGACGCTTCCCACAGCCCGCTGGCGGAGAATATTGCCACAGTCAAAGACATCGTCGCCTTTGCCCGGCAGTATGATGTCTCGGTGGAAGCGGAGCTGGGACGCTTGGGTGGCCAGGAGGATGACCTGGTTGTAGACGAGAAGGATGCATTCCTCACCGATCCCGCCGAGGCGGAGGAATTTGTCAGCCAGACCGGCGTCGATTCCCTAGCCGTCGCCATCGGCACCGCCCACGGCCTCTATAAAGCTGAGCCTAAGCTGGACTTTCAGCGCCTAGAGGCAATAAATCAGCGCCTCGACACTCCCTTGGTCTTGCATGGCGCCTCCGGTGTGCCGGAAGCGGATGTCAAGAAGACTATCACGCTGGGGATTACCAAAGTAAATATCGCCACTGAGTTGAAGATTGCCTTCGCCGATGGTCTCAAGGAATACCTGGCAGCCAACCCCGGCGCCAACGATCCCCGGCACTATATGCCCCCTGGCATGCAGCAAATGCAGCAGGTGGTGGCCGATAAAATCCGCATGTGCGGCAGCGTCGGCAAGGCGGGGGGCTGCACATGA
- the pfkB gene encoding 1-phosphofructokinase, producing MILTVTLNPSVDMRFVVTEFARGGVYRSKEEQQTAGGKGLNVTRVLTQLKAPVLATGLLGGANGDFIRQQLTADGIRHSFVDISGNTRACIAILEEGVQTEVLGKGPEITESELTSFYQAFDRLVQEAKLVTMSGSLPPTLPPDTYGHLIEIAHKSGCQVLLDSSGQALAGGLKARPLLVKPNQEELSAIAGSTLASEADVARAMEGLNAENVVVSLGKAGALAKWSDKCYRIRVPEIQAVNPVGSGDAMVAGLAWGLHEAWAPQEILTFAAACGVANALEKQTGTVNPETVNDLLTKIEVTELE from the coding sequence ATGATCCTTACCGTAACCCTCAATCCTTCGGTGGATATGCGGTTTGTCGTCACGGAGTTTGCCCGGGGTGGGGTGTATCGTAGCAAGGAGGAGCAGCAGACCGCCGGCGGCAAGGGCTTGAATGTCACCCGGGTGCTGACACAGCTCAAGGCGCCTGTGCTTGCCACCGGTCTGCTCGGCGGCGCCAACGGCGACTTCATCCGTCAGCAACTAACTGCAGACGGCATCCGCCACTCCTTTGTCGACATCAGTGGCAACACCCGGGCCTGTATTGCCATCCTGGAGGAGGGAGTGCAGACCGAGGTGCTGGGGAAGGGGCCGGAGATTACCGAAAGCGAGCTCACCAGCTTCTACCAGGCCTTTGACCGCCTGGTGCAGGAGGCAAAGCTTGTCACCATGTCCGGCAGCCTGCCGCCGACACTGCCCCCCGACACCTACGGTCACCTGATTGAAATTGCCCATAAATCCGGCTGCCAGGTACTACTGGACAGCAGTGGCCAGGCCCTGGCGGGCGGACTTAAAGCCAGGCCACTATTGGTCAAGCCCAATCAGGAGGAGCTCTCTGCCATCGCCGGGAGCACACTGGCAAGCGAAGCAGATGTGGCCCGGGCTATGGAGGGGTTAAACGCCGAGAACGTCGTCGTATCCCTGGGCAAGGCCGGCGCACTGGCAAAGTGGAGCGATAAATGTTACCGAATCAGGGTCCCCGAAATCCAGGCCGTCAATCCTGTTGGTTCTGGCGATGCGATGGTGGCCGGGCTGGCCTGGGGGCTGCACGAAGCTTGGGCGCCCCAGGAAATCCTCACATTCGCTGCGGCCTGCGGCGTTGCCAATGCCTTGGAAAAGCAAACTGGCACGGTAAATCCGGAGACGGTTAACGACTTGCTGACGAAAATAGAGGTAACCGAACTAGAATGA
- a CDS encoding HAD-IB family phosphatase: protein MKHTIILIDFDGTITQQDSNVIVSRHYGTPPSKAMYEKVHSGKIPIRESMGGGFTGVKLSEHEYTEFIRQAVEIAPGFPEFFRQAESNNIPLAVVSGGYMNPIRIVLDREGITPAAIYANRLEFTPEGIKKQFYHQAPNCDKDYGPCGNCKASHVKHYKEQYDRVIFIGDGFTDRCGALHADEVYAKDWLADYCREHGLPFTEFNDFYDLMHILGDV, encoded by the coding sequence ATGAAGCACACGATAATACTCATCGATTTTGACGGCACAATCACCCAGCAGGATTCCAATGTTATTGTCAGTCGGCATTACGGCACTCCCCCCAGCAAGGCCATGTATGAAAAGGTTCATTCCGGCAAGATTCCCATTCGGGAATCAATGGGCGGGGGCTTCACCGGTGTTAAGCTCTCAGAGCATGAATACACGGAGTTTATTCGCCAGGCGGTAGAAATTGCCCCCGGCTTCCCCGAATTCTTCCGGCAGGCAGAGAGCAATAACATACCGCTGGCGGTTGTCAGCGGCGGTTATATGAACCCGATTCGGATTGTCCTTGACCGGGAGGGGATTACGCCTGCGGCTATTTATGCCAACCGGCTTGAATTTACCCCGGAAGGCATCAAGAAACAATTCTACCACCAAGCACCCAACTGCGATAAGGATTACGGTCCTTGTGGCAATTGCAAGGCCAGCCATGTCAAGCATTACAAAGAGCAGTATGACCGGGTGATCTTTATTGGCGACGGGTTCACCGACCGCTGCGGAGCGTTGCATGCCGATGAGGTGTATGCCAAAGACTGGCTCGCCGACTACTGTCGGGAGCATGGCCTGCCCTTTACCGAGTTCAACGACTTCTATGACCTCATGCACATACTTGGAGATGTTTAA